One Pristiophorus japonicus isolate sPriJap1 chromosome 19, sPriJap1.hap1, whole genome shotgun sequence genomic window carries:
- the LOC139230202 gene encoding probable G-protein coupled receptor 139, which yields MGQPVIIQIENIYYPILAIVGLPANLLTIIILSRRKCGLSQCITGYLVAMAAADLMVLTFNVVLYEINDAYFPYSFLNYTPICSLNHALLYASIDCSVWLTVAFTFDRFVAISYQTLRAKYCREKTAAVVIAVVCFISFFENIPLYFAYEPREIIDNIPWSCYVKTSCYTSAIWIAFLWLETILSPFAPFVLIVLLNALTIRHIVLANRVRSGLRGNNSGGNRNDPEMENRRKSIILLLAISSNFILLWLVNFIVFICVLFTDTQFMESNYNDSFTIAEKSGYMLICLSTCTNTFIYAVSQSKFREELKIVIKRPLADITNLIK from the exons ATGGGACAGCCAGTAATCATACAGATAGAAAACATTTACTATCCGATTCTTGCaatagttggtcttcctg CTAATTTGCTGACAATTATCATTCTCTCCCGAAGAAAGTGCGGGCTCTCCCAATGCATTACcggttacctggtggccatggcagcggctgaTCTAATGGTCCTGACATTTAATGTAGTTCTGTATGAGATTAACGATGCTTATTTTCCATATTCATTCCTGAACTATACTCCTATTTGTAGTCTCAATCATGCCCTGCTTTATGCATCCATTGATTGCTCTGTCTGGCTAACTGTGGCTTTCACATTTGATCGATTTGTCGCTATTTCTTACCAAACATTGCGAGCAAAATATTGCAGAGAGAAAACTGCAGCTGTGGTGATAGCAGTGGTGTGTTTCATAAGTTTCTTTGAAAATATACCTCTGTACTTTGCATATGAACCTCGGGAAATAATTGACAATATCCCATGGTCCTGCTATGTAAAAACAAGCTGCTACACGTCAGCCATATGGATAGCATTTTTGTGGTTGGAAACCATATTATCCCCATTTGCGCCATTTGTGTTGATCGTGCTGCTCAACGCCCTGACCATCAGGCACATTGTACTGGCCAATAGAGTGAGGAGTGGTCTCCGAGGAAACAACAGTGGTGGGAATCGcaatgatccagagatggagaaccgaaggaaatccatcattttactgcttgCTATCTCAAGTAATTTTATACTATTATGGTTGGTAAATTTCATAGTTTTCATATGTGTGCTATTTACAGATACTCAATTTATGGAATCAAATTACAATGATTCTTTCACCATTGCGGAAAAATCCGGGTACATGTTGATATGTTTGAGTACTTGCACAAACACGTTTATATATGCAGTATCGCAGAGCAAATTCAGAGAGGAATTGAAGATTGTGATTAAGCGTCCCCTGGCAGACATTACCAACTTAATCAAATAA